Part of the Prunus dulcis chromosome 8, ALMONDv2, whole genome shotgun sequence genome is shown below.
TGGCTTTGGAGGAGGGCAGAGAAGTCCATGCCCAGGTTTTGAAGCTTGGGTTGTCAACTAATAGATCAGTAAGGATGAAGCTTATGGGTCTTTATGGGAAGTGCGGTGAATTTGAACGTGCACGGCAGGTTTTCGATGAAATGCCTGAAGGGGATGTCGTTGCTTCATCGATTATGATTACTTCTTATGTTGATAATGGATTGGTTGAGGAGGCAAATGGTGTTTTTAATCGGGTTAGAACAAAGGATACGGTTTGTTGGACTGCAATGATCGATGGGCTGGTTAGGAATGGAGAGATGAATAGGGCTTTGGAGGTGTTTAGGGAGATGCAGAGGAATAATGTGAGGCCTAATGAAGTTACCATTGTTTGTGTTCTATCTGCTTGTTCACAGTTGGGAGCGTTGGAGCTGGGGCGATGGGTTCACTCTTACATGGACAAGTATGGCATTGAATTCAATTACATTGTAGGTGGTGCTCTGATTAATATGTATTCGAGGTGTGGTGATATTGATGAGGCAGTAGAAGTGTTTGGTAAGATGCAAGAGAGAGATGTCAGTAGTTATAATTCCATGATTGAGGGGCTTGCTATGCATGGGAAGAGCAATGCGGCAGTTGAAATGTTCTGGACAATGATAAAACAAGGGCTTAGGCCAAATAGCATTACTTTTGTTAAAGTATTAAATGCATGTAGCCATGGAGGTTTGTTGGAGTTTGGATTTGAGATATTTCATTCCATGACTACGCGTCACGGCATTCAACCACAGATAGAACACTACGGATGCATGGTTGATCTTCTAGGTCGCTCCGGTCAGCTTGAAGAGGCATATAGTTTcattacaaaaatgaaaatggcaCCAGATCATATCATGTTGGGAGCTTTGCTAAGTGCTTGTAAAATCCATGGAAATCTCAAATTAGGAGAAAGGGTAGCCGAAATCTTGGTAAATTGTGGCAATGCTGATTCGGGAACTTATGTTCTGCTATCAAATGTATACTCTTCATCAGGTAGGTGGAAAGAGGCTGCACAAGTTAGAGCAGAGATGAAGGAAAGTGGAACTCCAAAGGAGCCTGGTTGTAGTTTGATTGAAGTGAACAATGAGATCCATGAGTTCCTTCTGGGAGACCTCAggcacccaaaaaaagaagaaatctacaaaaagttaaaagagCTAAACGATGAACTAAAATCTGAAGGGTACTTGCCTGCAACAGAGGTGGTTTTGCATGACATTGAGGACAGGGAAAAGGAATGGGCTCTGTCAATACATAGTGAGAGGCTTGCCATATGCTACGGGCTAATCTCTACAAAACCATGTATCACTTTGAGGATTGTGAAAAATTTAAGGGTTTGCAATGACTGCCACTCAATGATCAAGTTGATAGCTAAGATTACCAAGAGAAAGATTGTTGTGAGGGATCGCAATAGATTCCACCATTTTGAGAACGGGGCTTGTTCTTGTGCTGATTATTGGTGAAAGAAAAAGCTTAATACTAACAGCAATATCAAGTAGATATCTTGTTTCGTTACCCTGGAgttacaagttttttttttttttttttctctttttatggATGCTTGTTTTTCTACTTTGTTGATTGTGCAGAACATTTTAGGTTGGAACAACATTGGGCACCCCTGATAAATAAGAATGACAAATTATTTGGAACAGCATCATAATTTTGTAGCTAAACTCCAACTTCATCAGTGATGTACATGCCAAGCTTGACTTTGcgaacaaaaataaatgaatcaaGCTTGAACAGCTCGAGAAACGATTCAACATGCTTCAAAAAAGTCTCATTGGACCATACATTTCACAATTTGAAACAGTGTTTGGACGGGTCGTTGCatcaaaaatggaaaacatTTCACAAGTAAAGAAGACCATACATATAACCTCAAAGATTGataatttatcaaaatctACAAAAACATTATACAACACACAACTTTTGAAGTTCAAAAACCAAATTAGCAGTAGAAAAATGTTTTTGTCTCCTCCAATATCCTGGCAAGCAAAAATAGGTTTTGAGATAAACCTAATAAAAAGTTCCCAATAAGTTGAAACGAAAGATGAACCCAATAATTCATTAATTATTGGAGTTTCACAACTGGAAAATTTACTTTGCTTGCTCCCCTCCCTCTATCCTGGATGAACTATTTGGCTAGCATGCCTTCGGCTAGTTAGAAATATAACATTTATGCTAatgtaaatataaaaaatcaccTGAAGTAAGCAAGGACACCACAAGAGTCTTCATGACTCTTCTcttgttttgtgtttctttgaCTTCTTAATCGAATTGTCACTAATGGCAGAATATGCTTCGCTCCTACTAGGCTCTTGCATAGCAGATTCTCTGTGTTTCTTTGACTTCTTGATTGAATGGTCACTAATGGCAGAATATGCTTCGCTCCTACTAGGCTTTTGCGTAGCAGATTCTCTGTGTTTCTTTGACTTCTTGATATAATGGTCAACTATAGAATATGCTTCGGCACTGGTTCTACTAGGCTCTTGCATAACTGATTCTTCCTCGTTTCCTCTCCTCCTCTTATTACTCCTACAAATTCTTTTCACAGTTACAATGcagaatctttttttttaaaatcttttcaaaatgaacaatatttttttatgaaaactcTTTCAAGTTATAAGGTCAGTGAAATACCCGTCCGTTAGTGAAACATTTTCCACATGTTTATCCAACCAGAGAATGCTCCCAGTGCGAGCTGGAAGCAAAGAACCAGAAATGCATAATGTTTCCTCATCCACACTGCAAAGATGAATCAATGTCATGAAAGTACATATACACAACAACAATCAAAAGAGGAAGTTCAGCCACATGTCATAAGTTGACAAAGGTTAGCACTAGACCTCAGAACTAGATAGAAAATCATACGACATCCAGACAAGTGAAGCTTTGGAGTATTTTaggtagtacatcttgtcctTTATGTTCACTAATGCTAGATGGACCATATTTTCAGACCACATTATGAGGCAGGTGGAATCAACTTTGGTAGTTGATACATCACCTGCTGTATAATGTTGTTTGCTCGTGTGATCTAAAAATGCAGTCCCTTTTAGCATTAGTGCCACCAAATATCAATTCTcttataaataataagaaGGTAATAGAAATCCAAGGTCACCTTTTGACTAATAAGCGTATCATGGTTCCAGCTTTTATTACATGTCGCTTGTGAGATCTGCTAACAAATAAGTCCTTGCCATGTTTCTATGAGAATATTGGCGCACCAGAAGTTAAAATGAATTAATACTGGCAATGTTAAGGATATGAACATTGAAATACAATGATAAAAAAACTCTTACAGTTTTATACTGAAATTCTTCGCGAATATCCTTGTCTGTTATAATAGCAGATGAAAAGCCAAGGATAATGACATGAATTGATTCTTGTCTCACTTTCACTACCTTTCCTTCTGAAGTGATCACATTACGAAACAATCAGCAAAATCAACATTAATGAATACAAACGTCTGTATCACTCAATAACAAGATGCATTTTTGCTTAATCACATGATAAACCAATTTTGAACTTAATTGTACATAATATCAGTTAATATAAAGGACAAGACATACTACCTAAAAGCATATCGGGCTTTGGAGAAAAAAGTAACAACTTTGCTTTTAGTCTGACATACAAATAAGGATGCATACTGGGAAGGATATCTGGAACCTTATCTATGTTGAATTCATACGCCAATACGACACCCTGAAATTTTTCATTGAACCTGTATGGGAAAccagagaaagaaaatcaaatacatTGCACTCTCAAAGGCTCTTAACTATGATTatcataatatataaaacaagtGAAACAGAATATTATTCCAACAAGGGCCACAAACGGGACAGAAATGACACAGCCCACTGATGAATTTGGAGGAttacaattaaaaaacaaatctgAAAAATAGAAACTTCAATTCCTCAACTCTGAAAAATTAGCTCTCAAAATAACTTTTCTGTTGCAAGGAGGGGACCAAACAAACGCATAAACTGTGGGAACattcagaaaattaaaattacaacaaaatgGGCAAAAAATTATGCTTCTCTTCGAAATTCCGAATAGCTTATAGCTATTCTGCAAACATGTTCTccaaaagcttctttttttttgttcaggAAATTTGACTCAACTGACTCAGCCAGCACAAAAAGCAAGAACCTTTACGAGCAATCATCAAGTGGGCAACATCGAAACCAATCATATAAACAAGATCAAGCTTACCAAGtcctagaaatacaaaaataaaaataaaaataaagggtTACTGAGAACGCACCTTAAAAGCAGAGAGCTAAGCTCGCGTAGGACTGCTTTGCGGACATTGTTACTCCTTGATGGATGTACTTGGACTTGTAAGTTGACGTCTGAAACATTCAGCCCATCCATTACGCGCTCAAAACGAACCGGAGCTagggtttttcttcttcactaTGGCAGAGCTTAAAACCCTAGCAGACTCTCTGAAACATTCTCAGGTTCTCTTTCCGAGGAACCTTGATTCGTTATTCGCCATTCTTCAAAGTTTCAACCTTTATTTGGGTTGGGCCGTAAACGGGCCAAAACTTGCCTATCATATACAAACTGGGCCATAACTCATAATTAGAATGTGGGTCccacccatattaaatcagaGCCGTAGCATTGTGTCTTAGGATCaagataataaattaatatctCAAAACGTCCTTaaagtttacgaaactatcatattgtatttttttttttttttgtcattcgggaTTCTCAAGGTCAGTATGTGTGATTAAGGGTGAGCACGATTCGGTTTGGATCAGCTTTTGCTTTAAATTAGAACCGATTTGGTACTATTCATCAGGTTTAGTTCGGTtcgattttaataaaaataaattcaaaaattgtTCGGTTCGGTTTAACCGGTTCCAGGttcgttttctttttgaactggattatataaattattttttaaaattaatttttaatacaattctcaactgaaatattatttttttacttgaaaattaacaaattattcaattttcatataaaaaataaatattaaagttagaaaatagatatatttttgaaattgaacttggataaatattagttttttttagtgaaattaaaaatatagcattaaatataaatatatattgaaattatattttttttaatttgaccgGTTCGGTTTGGCCCGATctggtttttgaagacatggaactgAATTTGAAACCGGTCCAAACTGGTCCGGTTCGATTTTTGACCggttgttgactttttggtcaactcaatttttttcaGGTTTGGTTCGGTGCGGTTCGGCTCAAATTTCCAGTTCaccggtttgagtgcccaccttTATgtgtgatcacaaatggtctctGCAGTTAAGTTTCAGTAAAAAACTTCGTTAGTTTGCTGATATGacatatatctatatatatatatatatcacaaaacatccttgaggtttCCGCACCTAtgacaaatggtccctgcgaaatttttttttaaaattttaaaattcataaaattttgactttctttttaaaattattttaaaatatatattgtattttaaatacacatgacactatattattggaGATGCGGGCTCCACAtacatgccacatcaacaaactaatggagtttttaaaaaataatttaaaattcatgaaacttaaaaatgaaaaaaccaagggtttatggttcataaatggtcttCAAGGTTAAAATCTTCTATAAatggttttttcctttttaaatgttatgaatattaaattatttaaaaaaaattaattagtttgttgatgtggcatatatgtgGAGCCCAATTCTTCAAAAATATAGTGTCGCgtgtatttaaaattaaaaaaaaaaaattaatttaaaaaagaaaaccaaaattttatgaattttaaattaaaaaattaaaaaatttcacaatgaccatttgtgataggtgcaTGAACCTCatggatgttttgtgatatatatatatatatatatatatatgccacgtcagcaaactaacggagtttttgacgaAACCTAAcggtaaggaccatttgtgatcacaTATactaatcttgaggaccatgaatgacccaaaaaaaaaaaaaaaaaagatgcaatatgatagtttcgtaaactttagggacgttttgtgatattaAACTTTGTGATTATGCAAATTGCATTGCatcaaaattacatttttcaaaagcaattaattatttttttttactgaatAAATTTGAGTTATCTATGTCATTCATATGTCTTTTGTTCCGTTTATcacttcatctctctcttcctttctttttgcctttatagataaaaaaataaaactctccTAACACATTTCCCTGCAATTTCACATAACTAAAGAACACACAGACACTCATATGTATGAATTGCTGGGCGAATGCAAATATATGTGAAATTTGGAATACATGCATGGAAATCGTTTCTTCTGAACATAGTAATTTGGGGTAGCAATTCATTTTTCCAATGGTAGTATTGTTGTCAAGAGTTACTTGGTATAAATAGCAAAACCTTGAGTATGGAATGTAAAGTTTGCTTGCTGCTCTGCTCTTTGAATATGGAATGTAGCACATAGGCGTTTCATTGATGTTTCAACTTCTGAATTTTATGCAACATTATACATTTATGTTTATAACCCAGATTCTGAATGCGTGGGATGAGAGATATAAGAAAATTGGTGAGTTATATGCAAAGCTTCACTGTGAGAATCGGCATAAAACCGAACATGGTTAACTAAGAATGTAAAAGAGATAAAATCCGAGGATGACGAGCAGCTATAACAGTGTTAGTTATTAT
Proteins encoded:
- the LOC117636717 gene encoding putative pentatricopeptide repeat-containing protein At5g59200, chloroplastic, with the translated sequence MSFSTTAVTGNSIFPRNSNSRPKNSQNRKEVISLLQKCKHVYQIQPIHAKIIRNAQGQDPFVIFELLRLCSNLNSIDYANKIFQQTKTPNVYLYTALIDGFVSSGCYLDAIRLYCQMANEFILPDNYAITSVLKACGFGLALEEGREVHAQVLKLGLSTNRSVRMKLMGLYGKCGEFERARQVFDEMPEGDVVASSIMITSYVDNGLVEEANGVFNRVRTKDTVCWTAMIDGLVRNGEMNRALEVFREMQRNNVRPNEVTIVCVLSACSQLGALELGRWVHSYMDKYGIEFNYIVGGALINMYSRCGDIDEAVEVFGKMQERDVSSYNSMIEGLAMHGKSNAAVEMFWTMIKQGLRPNSITFVKVLNACSHGGLLEFGFEIFHSMTTRHGIQPQIEHYGCMVDLLGRSGQLEEAYSFITKMKMAPDHIMLGALLSACKIHGNLKLGERVAEILVNCGNADSGTYVLLSNVYSSSGRWKEAAQVRAEMKESGTPKEPGCSLIEVNNEIHEFLLGDLRHPKKEEIYKKLKELNDELKSEGYLPATEVVLHDIEDREKEWALSIHSERLAICYGLISTKPCITLRIVKNLRVCNDCHSMIKLIAKITKRKIVVRDRNRFHHFENGACSCADYW
- the LOC117636718 gene encoding uncharacterized protein LOC117636718 isoform X1 — protein: MDGLNVSDVNLQVQVHPSRSNNVRKAVLRELSSLLLRFNEKFQGVVLAYEFNIDKVPDILPSMHPYLYVRLKAKLLLFSPKPDMLLEGKVVKVRQESIHVIILGFSSAIITDKDIREEFQYKTKHGKDLFVSRSHKRHVIKAGTMIRLLVKSVDEETLCISGSLLPARTGSILWLDKHVENVSLTDGSNKRRRGNEEESVMQEPSRTSAEAYSIVDHYIKKSKKHRESATQKPSRSEAYSAISDHSIKKSKKHRESAMQEPSRSEAYSAISDNSIKKSKKHKTREES
- the LOC117636718 gene encoding uncharacterized protein LOC117636718 isoform X2, which produces MDGLNVSDVNLQVQVHPSRSNNVRKAVLRELSSLLLRFNEKFQGVVLAYEFNIDKVPDILPSMHPYLYVRLKAKLLLFSPKPDMLLEGKVVKVRQESIHVIILGFSSAIITDKDIREEFQYKTKHGKDLFVSRSHKRHVIKAGTMIRLLVKR